The following is a genomic window from Chitinophaga caseinilytica.
ACGGTGCACGCGCATGAACTTGTCTTTCGGCAAACGCGACTCGAAAGATTTCAGGCTTTTCAGCGTGAGAATGGGCTGGCTGCCCGTGTATATCTTGATGTAATCTTTCAGGGCTTCGATGTAGAGGATGTCTTCGAGGTTCACTTTGATGATGCGGTACTCCGTTTTCACGAAAATGTAATCCGTTTCCGGCGGGCGGGGCGATGCGATGGAACGGTACTCCTGCGCCTTGGTGACCGCTTTGATAAAACGCTCAAATGGAATGGGCTTGAGAAGGTAGTCCACCACATCCAGGTTATACCCGTCCAGCGCGTATTCCTCGTAAGCGGTGGTAAAAATCACCATAGGCGGCCGTTTCAGCGATTTAATGAACTGAATCCCCGTGATGTCGGGCATCTTGATATCCAGGAAAATCAAGTCCACCGGCTCCTGCTGCAAAAAACCCAGCGCCCGGGAGGCATTCGTAAACGCCGTCAACTCCATCTGGAAAGGCGCCTTGGCCGCGAAATCCGCGATGATCTCCAAAGCCAGCGGCTCGTCATCCAACGCAATGCACTTCATCATGTTTCAAAGCGATTTTTAAGTCTGCAATAAATTCGTCTCCCTGCTCTCTGATTGTGATCTCGTGTGCATCTTTGTACATTAGTTCGAGGCGCTTGAGGGTATTCCCCAATCCCACGCCCCCTTTTCCGCCAGGCGCCGCTCCAGCAACCGGTTCCGCACCGTCAGCCGCAACTGCCCTCCTTCCGAAATATCCAGCCCCACGCGGATCCATGCGGGCTCTTCATAACTCACGCCGTGCTTGAACGCATTCTCCACGAACGGGATGAGCAGCATCGGCGCAATGCGCAGCCCTGCCGGATCGCCGGTAACGCTGACTTCGACGGGAATGCTTTTCGCCAGGCGAAGGCGCTGCATGTCGATAAAATCTTCCAGGTAGCGGATCTCGTTGGCCAGGAGCACCTGGTCTTCGTTACTCTGGTAAATCATGTAACGCAATATATTCGACAGCTTCACCAGCGCATGCTCCGTTTCCGGGCTTTGCCGGTGCGCAAGGGAATATACCGTATTCAGACTATTGAACAGAAAATGCGGATTGATCTGCGATCGCAGGAAACGTAATTCTGCATTGAGGTTCGCCACTTTCAGGGCTTCCTTCTGCTGCTCGCTTTTGAACCATTCCATCGCCACTTTGATAAACCCGCCGATGAACAGCACCAGCAAAGTAAACGTGGCCGATTTGCGGAAGATGTCGGGGAAAAGGAACATCCCGGAAATCCCCCGGTCGCGCATTCCCCTGCGGAAAACAGGCGCAGCCGGCATCGAATCATCGCCCAGGATCACCGTTTTCGAAAA
Proteins encoded in this region:
- a CDS encoding LytTR family DNA-binding domain-containing protein, which codes for MMKCIALDDEPLALEIIADFAAKAPFQMELTAFTNASRALGFLQQEPVDLIFLDIKMPDITGIQFIKSLKRPPMVIFTTAYEEYALDGYNLDVVDYLLKPIPFERFIKAVTKAQEYRSIASPRPPETDYIFVKTEYRIIKVNLEDILYIEALKDYIKIYTGSQPILTLKSLKSFESRLPKDKFMRVHRSYLVAMNKINSVERNTVMIANQSIPISEGYRDKFYDVITRHS
- a CDS encoding sensor histidine kinase, with the translated sequence MHIAVWVLLFLFPFFVYRIRVDDHLFYWKEGVNTLFIVGLFYLNYYVLIPRFFTRRRIGIYIGLVLLALAGIGLQQVLVEYTFLRQLGLRDGRPFVISGRFGGGGVFAVRARPAVAWADAAGPGHTVQFGHDSAVAFSKTVILGDDSMPAAPVFRRGMRDRGISGMFLFPDIFRKSATFTLLVLFIGGFIKVAMEWFKSEQQKEALKVANLNAELRFLRSQINPHFLFNSLNTVYSLAHRQSPETEHALVKLSNILRYMIYQSNEDQVLLANEIRYLEDFIDMQRLRLAKSIPVEVSVTGDPAGLRIAPMLLIPFVENAFKHGVSYEEPAWIRVGLDISEGGQLRLTVRNRLLERRLAEKGAWDWGIPSSASN